One part of the Solanum dulcamara chromosome 3, daSolDulc1.2, whole genome shotgun sequence genome encodes these proteins:
- the LOC129882777 gene encoding E3 ubiquitin-protein ligase RGLG3, with amino-acid sequence MGNQESALNDAHGDHYHHSPERVRNQIGSHPQYQPTTYAESSLDSNYRAQATSYAGSSDRANYQRNQQASYIADNYKSLDEVVTALREAGLESSNLILGIDFTKSNEWTGKSSFNRRSLHSVGHTANPYEQAISIIGRTLSPFDEDNLIPCFGFGDATTHDQHVFSFYPDHRPCHGFEEALTRYKEIVPYLKLSGPTSFAPIVNAAIDIVEASNGQYHVLVIIADGQVTRSIDTPPGSLSPQEQATVNSIVAASEYPLSIILVGVGDGPWDEMKRFDDNIPQRAFDNFQFVNFTKIMSEHSEMDKKETAFALAALMEIPFQYRATQRLQFRESKRGPRTRPFPPPREVIDHDSAVKSLPHVTSYEPVDSGAAEQVCPICLTNPKDMAFGCGHLTCKECGVTITLCPLCREPIKTRIRLYS; translated from the exons ATGGGGAATCAAGAGTCTGCCTTAAATGACGCTCACGGTGATCATTATCACCACAGCCCAGAACGTGTAAGAAATCAAATTGGCTCCCATCCTCAATATCAGCCTACTACTTATGCAGAAAGCTCCCTCGATTCTAACTATCGAGCTCAAGCTACATCATATGCCGGAAGTTCAGATAGAGCAAACTATCAGAGGAACCAGCAAGCCTCTTACATAGCTGATAACTATAAATCTTTGGATGAG GTTGTTACCGCATTGCGAGAAGCAGGCCTTGAATCGTCGAACTTGATTCTTGGCATCGATTTCACCAAAAGCAATGAATGGACAG GGAAGTCTTCATTCAACAGGAGAAGCCTTCACTCAGTTGGTCACACGGCTAACCCATACGAGCAAGCCATCTCTATTATTGGGCGAACTTTGTCTCCTTTTGATGAAGACAATTTGATACCTTGTTTTGGATTTGGTGATG CAACCACACACGATCAGCATGTGTTTAGCTTTTACCCTGATCATCGGCCTTGCCATGGATTTGAGGAAGCTCTAACAAGATATAAGGAAATTGTTCCTTATCTGAAATTATCAG GTCCAACATCATTTGCCCCAATAGTCAATGCTGCAATTGATATAGTGGAAGCAAGTAATGGGCAGTACCATGTCCTTGTCATTATTGCAGACGGGCAG GTAACAAGGAGCATTGACACTCCGCCTGGAAGCCTTAGCCCTCAAGAACAGGCTACTGTAAATTCTATTGTTGCTGCCAG TGAATATCCTCTTTCAATTATTCTGGTTGGAGTTGGAGATGGCCCATGGGATGAAATGAAACGGTTTGATGATAACATTCCACAACGGGCATTTGATAACTTCCAG TTCGTTAATTTTACAAAAATCATGTCTGAGCATTCAGAGATGGACAAGAAGGAAACAGCCTTTGCTCTTGCTGCACTAATGGAAATTCCATTTCAGTACCGAGCCACACAACGCCTTCAATTCAGAGA AAGCAAAAGAGGCCCTCGGACAAGGCCATTTCCTCCTCCTCGTGAAGTAATTGATCATGACAGTGCTGTCAAATCATTGCCACATGTGACAAGCTATGAACCTGTTGACTCTGGAGCTGCAGAACAA GTTTGTCCCATCTGCTTGACAAACCCAAAGGACATGGCTTTTGGATGTGGTCATTTG ACATGCAAGGAGTGTGGTGTCACGATAACATTGTGTCCTTTATGTCGAGAGCCCATTAAAACTCGCATAAGACTGTATAGCTAG
- the LOC129882776 gene encoding F-box/LRR-repeat protein 17 — MEPRHSHPSTPIPEDFVQKRGKKRGSYNCGRCGLPKKGHVCDLNNELPTPTSTDDKSFVLPSPLSVIRPQPTPPPPPRRQAVPQLRRALSFDDIGVTDESPGSDDDEGEFFDLESEFDLGGSGKLPGNCLWEVLKRLPPSALLSSAKVCKGWRDVSRRIWKSAEELRLEVPVKAQIGLVGSVLQKCPGLVKLSLRMKSDVDATMLACIAFSCPNLESVEILTSDTSVNRITGDELGRFVADKRCLTNLKMEGCSNLGGFTLSSTSLSTLCLSELFCHSKMVFNCPNLKEISLIFSRQENENTDLTAMVDGLGRSCPRLQNIHVASVRLTHAVVLALTAANLRGLRMLSLVLGSEITDASVAAIASSYSRLELLDLSGSSISDSGIGMICNVFPETLMKLLLALCPNITSSGIQFAAAQLPNLELMDCGMSICDPDLDSPATQENDNVELQRTPNSKLHLIYQKLIIKHSCLKKLSLWGCSGLDALYLNCPELNDLNLNSCMNLNSGRLLLQCPNLESVHASGCQDALVETLQNQVSGDFMGEDNHFPCKRLPDGSKRIRVPHLYSPQPFDDAKRKRRLSKKRCAVLVY, encoded by the exons ATGGAGCCCCGCCATTCCCATCCTTCTACTCCCATCCCTGAAGATTTCGTTCAGAAGCGTGGCAAAAAACGCGGTAGCTACAACTGTGGTCGATGTGGCCTTCCTAAAAAAGGCCATGTTTGTGATTTAAACAACGAACTTCCTACTCCTACATCCACTGATGATAAATCTTTTGTTTTGCCTTCTCCACTTTCTGTTATTCGTCCTCAGCCAACTCCACCTCCACCTCCGAGGCGTCAGGCTGTTCCACAGCTCCGGCGAGCACTTTCTTTTGATGATATTGGTGTTACAGATGAATCGCCTGGATCTGATGATGATGAGGGGGAGTTTTTTGATCTTGAGAGTGAGTTCGATTTAGGTGGGTCTGGGAAGTTGCCGGGGAATTGTTTATGGGAAGTGCTTAAGAGATTACCACCGTCGGCGTTGCTTTCGTCGGCGAAGGTGTGTAAGGGTTGGAGGGATGTTTCTAGAAGGATTTGGAAGTCGGCTGAGGAGCTTAGACTTGAAGTTCCTGTGAAAGCTCAAATTGGACTTGTTGGATCGGTGTTGCAGAAGTGCCCTGGACTTGTTAAGCTTTCTCTTAGAATGAAAAG TGATGTGGATGCCACAATGCTGGCCTGCATTGCATTTTCCTGCCCTAATCTGGAGTCAGTGGAGATCCTCACTTCCGATACCTCAGTCAATCGGATAACAGG GGATGAATTAGGTCGTTTTGTTGCTGATAAAAGGTGTCTTACCAATCTTAAGATGGAAGGCTGCTCAAATCTTGGGGGCTTTACTCTTTCTTCAACTAGCCTTTCCACTCTTTGCCTTTCGGAACTCTTTTGTCACTCTAAGATG GTCTTCAACTGCCCCAATTTGAAGGAGATTTCCCTGATTTTTTCTCGCCAAGAGAATGAAAACACTGATCTTACTGCTATGGTGGATGGTCTTGGAAGGAGCTGTCCAAGACTACAGAACATTCATGTTGCCTCAGTTCGGCTGACACATGCTGTTGTGCTTGCTCTAACAGCAGCAAATTTAAG GGGATTAAGAATGCTTTCCCTTGTACTAGGATCAGAAATTACTGATGCATCTGTTGCTGCTATTGCTTCGAGCTACTCGAGGCTCGAGTTACTTGATTTGAGTGG GTCTAGTATTAGTGACAGTGGAATTGGGATGATATGCAATGTATTTCCGGAGACACTGATGAAACTTCTTCTTGCTCTTTGTCCAAACATCACTTCAA GTGGCATACAATTTGCTGCAGCTCAGTTGCCTAATCTAGAGCTAATGGACTGTGGAATGAGCATATGCGACCCAGATCTAGACAGTCCAGCAACACAGGAAAATGATAATGTCGAGTTACAAAGAACACCAAATAGTAAATTACACCTTATTTATCAGAAATTGATTATTAAGCACAGCTGCTTGAAGAAACTCAGCTTATGGGGTTGCTCTGGCTTAGAT GCATTATATCTTAATTGCCCAGAGCTTAATGATTTGAACCTGAACTCTTGTATGAATTTGAATTCGG GGAGATTGCTACTTCAGTGCCCTAATCTGGAAAGTGTACATGCATCAGGTTGTCAAGACGCATTGGTTGAAACTCTTCAGAATCAG GTTTCTGGTGATTTTATGGGTGAAGACAATCATTTTCCTTGCAAACGTCTTCCTGATGGCTCGAAAAGGATCAGAGTTCCTCATTTATACAGTCCCCAG CCATTTGATGATGCAAAGAGAAAGAGAAGGCTTTCAAAGAAACGCTGTGCAGTGCTTGTTTATTAG